One Aerococcus urinaeequi DNA segment encodes these proteins:
- a CDS encoding 5'-nucleotidase C-terminal domain-containing protein has product MSKRYFISTSRIVLSIAAAGIVGLAATPQAEAAEVTAVAETPATNATSTEATTSEVVAEEAPTTEEASAVEESVASETAESSAITETTEEVTTEPVVEESTLVDPVVEDVITEDLTVSEVAVETPVTAVASDADTDGDGRPDEITIAHTNDIHGRAQQDGGVIGIANAAQYYEEIGADVVVDAGDAFQGLPLSNHDEGAAMAEAMKEAGYDAMAVGNHEFDFGQNVAIGYQDKTGFPVLSANTVYADSQELLFLLSTNIASQGYNLGVVGVTTPETATKTHPNNVENIEFLSPIDTTVDEINRLIEDQTTIEDAFIVLSHLGVDATTNEEWRATALAAALDDVAAFDAYQIIVLDGHSHTAFANERYGNVLLQQTGTALNNIGLVTLNFVDPSLTEGQLVDAQTALETIGYEFDEEGNQVTAGRTNETVQAIVDDASATFEEETGRVIVDENPVWFNGVREYVRSHETNSGTYITDAMVEYGRNGGFNNPTDFAMINGGGIREQIVQGEPITEGDVIAVLPFGNIISQIQVTGETIYDMFELAYSATTVTESYSSSDGQYTVEAIDEDSNLPSLAALGGFLQVSSDIKIYFDPTLEVGQRVLGVYILNRETGEFELVADDASGSYFMATNDFLAQGGDGYTMLSGEREEGPSLDRVVMDVMESGVVNLADYADELPQNQIIPMLTADYEALLAEAGETPGEEVPGEEVPGEETPAEETPAEETTGGEAEEEATSGKMDGQSGSTEAGSTDKTIDKAADKADPKTPGKSSKAEEKEAAVAAAATLPKAGFTTGGIGMAISAIIAGLGLALPGRKRH; this is encoded by the coding sequence ATGTCAAAACGTTATTTTATTTCTACTAGTCGTATTGTGTTATCAATCGCAGCAGCAGGTATCGTTGGTTTAGCAGCTACACCTCAAGCTGAAGCAGCAGAAGTAACCGCCGTTGCTGAAACACCCGCAACAAATGCCACAAGTACTGAAGCTACGACTTCTGAAGTGGTTGCTGAAGAAGCACCTACAACTGAGGAAGCGTCAGCAGTTGAAGAATCTGTAGCAAGCGAAACAGCAGAATCTTCAGCAATAACTGAAACAACAGAAGAAGTAACTACTGAACCTGTCGTTGAAGAATCAACACTTGTAGATCCAGTTGTTGAAGACGTGATTACTGAAGACTTAACAGTGTCAGAAGTAGCCGTTGAAACACCTGTAACGGCTGTAGCAAGCGACGCAGATACGGATGGCGACGGTCGTCCAGATGAAATTACCATTGCCCATACAAACGATATCCATGGACGAGCTCAGCAAGATGGTGGTGTAATTGGTATTGCGAATGCAGCACAATACTATGAAGAAATTGGTGCTGATGTGGTTGTAGATGCCGGGGATGCCTTCCAAGGGTTACCTTTATCTAACCATGACGAAGGCGCTGCGATGGCTGAAGCAATGAAAGAGGCTGGCTATGACGCAATGGCAGTAGGTAACCATGAATTTGACTTTGGTCAAAATGTGGCGATAGGTTATCAAGATAAAACAGGTTTTCCTGTCTTATCTGCAAATACGGTGTATGCTGATAGCCAAGAATTATTATTTTTACTATCTACAAACATTGCTAGCCAAGGATATAACTTGGGTGTAGTGGGCGTAACAACACCAGAAACAGCGACTAAAACACATCCAAATAACGTTGAGAACATTGAATTCTTATCTCCAATTGATACAACAGTTGATGAAATTAACCGTTTAATTGAAGACCAGACAACAATTGAAGATGCCTTTATTGTCTTATCGCATTTAGGTGTAGATGCGACAACCAATGAAGAATGGCGAGCAACGGCCTTAGCTGCAGCCTTAGATGATGTTGCTGCCTTCGATGCCTATCAAATTATTGTCTTGGATGGTCATTCTCATACAGCTTTTGCCAATGAACGTTACGGTAATGTCTTGTTACAACAAACAGGTACTGCTTTAAACAACATTGGTTTAGTGACATTGAACTTTGTTGATCCATCATTAACAGAAGGTCAATTAGTGGATGCACAAACAGCCTTAGAAACAATTGGTTACGAATTTGACGAAGAGGGCAACCAAGTAACTGCTGGCCGTACAAATGAAACAGTTCAAGCGATTGTTGATGATGCTTCTGCAACTTTTGAAGAAGAAACAGGACGTGTGATTGTTGATGAAAATCCAGTGTGGTTTAACGGTGTTCGTGAATACGTGCGTTCACACGAAACAAACTCAGGTACTTACATTACGGATGCTATGGTTGAATACGGCCGTAACGGTGGCTTCAACAACCCAACTGATTTCGCTATGATCAACGGGGGTGGTATTCGTGAGCAAATCGTTCAAGGTGAACCAATCACTGAAGGCGACGTGATTGCTGTTTTACCATTTGGTAATATCATCTCTCAAATCCAAGTAACTGGTGAAACAATCTACGACATGTTTGAATTGGCTTACTCAGCAACGACTGTAACGGAATCTTATTCATCTTCTGATGGTCAATACACTGTAGAAGCAATCGATGAAGACTCAAACTTACCAAGTCTAGCAGCTTTAGGTGGTTTCTTACAAGTATCTTCTGACATCAAAATCTACTTCGACCCAACATTAGAAGTAGGTCAACGTGTATTAGGTGTTTACATCTTAAACCGCGAAACCGGTGAATTTGAATTAGTGGCTGATGACGCAAGTGGTAGCTACTTCATGGCAACTAACGACTTCTTAGCACAAGGTGGGGACGGCTATACGATGCTATCTGGTGAACGTGAAGAAGGGCCTTCGTTAGACCGTGTTGTGATGGATGTAATGGAAAGTGGCGTTGTAAACTTAGCAGACTACGCTGACGAATTACCACAAAATCAAATCATCCCAATGTTAACTGCTGACTACGAAGCTTTACTTGCTGAAGCTGGTGAAACACCAGGTGAAGAAGTTCCGGGCGAAGAAGTACCAGGTGAAGAAACGCCTGCAGAGGAAACTCCGGCAGAAGAAACAACTGGCGGTGAAGCAGAAGAAGAAGCGACTTCAGGTAAAATGGATGGACAATCAGGTTCAACTGAAGCTGGTTCTACAGATAAAACAATAGATAAAGCAGCAGATAAAGCTGATCCTAAAACCCCAGGTAAATCATCTAAAGCTGAAGAAAAAGAAGCAGCTGTAGCCGCTGCGGCTACATTGCCAAAAGCTGGTTTTACAACTGGCGGTATTGGAATGGCAATTTCAGCAATCATAGCGGGGTTAGGTCTAGCATTACCTGGGCGTAAACGTCACTAA
- a CDS encoding acyl-CoA dehydrogenase family protein, with translation MDKQQILSGLYPEDVYGFSQKLTEIEVELLSKLRQVLENQIAPTLKQHWKEESFPFEAFKAVGDLGLMNHPDLFKESQHPYKVSEYFNLFRYYELARTDMSLATFMTVHSGLGFTTLLQGGSQEQIDYFAPKFTSFEWQTCFALTEPDHGSDIAGGMATTAVRDGDNWLLNGEKRWIGGAGSADFIPIFARNPENNDILCFMVSTATEGLTVEKIDGKIALRQVQNGHIHLKNVQVAEAFRLPKIQSFRDVSRILYATRADVSHITVGGHAGALRAALKYTGQREQFGKKVSQFQITQEKLARMQANAATGLSLSYRLAELQTEGKYAEVPASIAKMQNARLLRETVALGREICGGNGITVDTEVARYFGDAEAIYSYEGTHEVNSLIIGRHLTGFSAFV, from the coding sequence ATGGATAAACAGCAGATACTTTCAGGTTTATATCCTGAAGACGTATATGGTTTCAGCCAAAAATTAACTGAAATAGAAGTTGAATTGTTGAGTAAATTGCGTCAAGTATTAGAAAATCAAATAGCACCTACTTTAAAACAGCACTGGAAAGAAGAGTCTTTTCCTTTTGAGGCTTTTAAAGCGGTCGGCGACCTAGGTTTAATGAACCATCCTGATTTATTCAAAGAAAGCCAGCACCCATATAAAGTGAGCGAATATTTTAATCTTTTCCGTTATTATGAATTGGCCAGGACGGACATGTCCTTAGCAACTTTTATGACTGTCCATTCGGGGCTAGGCTTCACTACCTTACTACAAGGTGGAAGTCAGGAACAAATCGATTATTTCGCACCAAAATTTACTAGTTTTGAGTGGCAGACTTGTTTTGCCCTAACTGAGCCCGACCACGGGTCAGATATAGCTGGAGGTATGGCGACAACAGCAGTAAGAGATGGCGATAACTGGCTACTGAATGGTGAGAAACGTTGGATTGGCGGCGCAGGTTCAGCAGATTTCATACCAATATTTGCCCGTAACCCAGAAAATAATGATATCCTTTGCTTCATGGTATCAACCGCAACCGAGGGCCTTACTGTAGAGAAGATTGATGGGAAAATAGCCCTAAGACAGGTACAAAATGGTCATATTCATTTAAAGAATGTACAGGTGGCTGAGGCCTTTAGACTACCTAAAATTCAATCCTTTAGAGATGTTTCGCGTATCCTTTACGCAACGCGTGCAGATGTTTCCCATATTACGGTAGGTGGGCATGCGGGTGCCTTAAGAGCGGCTTTGAAATATACGGGACAGCGAGAACAGTTCGGTAAAAAAGTTAGCCAATTCCAAATTACCCAGGAAAAATTAGCGAGGATGCAAGCGAATGCTGCAACTGGCTTATCCTTATCTTATCGCTTAGCTGAACTTCAAACTGAGGGGAAATATGCTGAAGTGCCAGCTTCAATTGCTAAAATGCAAAATGCTCGTTTATTAAGGGAAACTGTAGCATTGGGTAGAGAAATTTGCGGAGGAAATGGTATTACGGTGGATACGGAAGTTGCAAGATATTTTGGAGATGCAGAGGCCATTTATTCCTACGAAGGCACACATGAAGTAAATAGTCTGATTATAGGGCGACATTTAACAGGATTTAGCGCCTTTGTATAG
- a CDS encoding MepB family protein: MNNNYVSIVFLNEVPLFDYGFSLINHEFEQWNQEYEAFNFEFDGVEFKSRLAKKTPKKVGYFVAFWRKNEVNKNRPFNFNESKDKLIINILDGSKKGQFVFPKDLLVKKGIISSEKYKGKMAIRVYPSWEQNLNKTAVSTQKWQIPYFLDFSKGFDEEKIKKLYLS; this comes from the coding sequence ATGAATAATAATTATGTTTCTATCGTTTTTTTAAATGAGGTTCCGTTGTTTGACTACGGATTTTCTTTGATAAATCATGAATTTGAACAATGGAATCAAGAGTATGAGGCTTTTAATTTTGAGTTTGATGGAGTTGAATTTAAAAGTAGATTGGCTAAAAAAACGCCTAAAAAAGTTGGTTATTTTGTCGCGTTTTGGCGTAAGAATGAGGTTAATAAAAATAGACCTTTTAATTTTAACGAATCAAAAGATAAGTTAATTATTAATATTTTAGATGGATCTAAAAAAGGTCAATTTGTTTTTCCTAAAGATTTATTGGTTAAAAAAGGGATTATTAGTTCTGAAAAGTATAAGGGAAAAATGGCTATTCGTGTTTATCCTAGTTGGGAACAGAATTTGAATAAAACAGCTGTTAGTACTCAAAAATGGCAAATTCCGTATTTTTTAGATTTTAGTAAGGGGTTTGATGAAGAAAAAATCAAGAAATTATATTTAAGTTGA
- a CDS encoding ABC transporter permease: MKNKKIWLDGFREIKHTLGRFLALLLIIALGTGFFVGIRAAAPDMIAIADKYFNQTNLEDMSIQSTMGLGEDDLALLEDVEDIEYQPYGYVDRQIATSNDLVRFYPNFNETSDINQFDVQEGRLPEATDEIAIDNQLANDENYQIGQEISLTDLGVNSEDNESGAPTLSGETFTIVGYVNSPLQITNISRGASAIGDGQLNGFAVVDPNVITGDIYTNIAIDVTSVDDLEAYSDEYDQVIADKQAEIEDIFADRPSEVYQEKVTEAESEIASGQEEIDSARSALTSGESELNQAQSEIDAGQNDLDQQQSQVEAQLPEGVSLAQAGMASVAAQLEAGQSSLDAAQSELDQARSDYESESQEAESSLANAEVDIADAESTVADLSEPTYSINDRSAVSGYTAWENNADNMATIGQAFPIIFFLIAALVSFTNMQRMVTEQRVQIGTYKALGYSPRTIQTKYIMYAGVAAILGMIIGISIGNYLFPNIIVSAFANTVALPGIIYTWQFVDISLAVGISLLTTVLPAWLTTRTTLNEKTARLLQPATGKNGQHIFLERFKGFWSRLSFQGKITWRNIFLYKGRNLMTIIGVAGCAMLIVTGFGLSDSISGLPDEQFNQVKMYDGSISLNMDASQEDRDQAISDLSENDDVEDVLPLTQDILMTDDDAITQQIVSVMAFKADSNYRDYFQMQELDTENQLSLPDEGILITAKLASLLGVQAGDTVTLIDTNNDPYEFSVKGVITNYLGHEIYMTDAYYQTVFGEESENNTALVQFENDLSTKDQTQIMDQVKDATGVIGTSLNATQITDFEETLSALDLVTVVLIISAGGLAFIVLYSLTNINVSERMHELATVKVLGFRSLEVSMYVYRETLFLTVIGIIIGNFLGYGLLSYILNTVAIDQVFFPIVILWPSYLYASLITLAFSIVVMIFMHYKLKNVEMVSALKEED, encoded by the coding sequence ATGAAAAATAAAAAAATATGGTTGGATGGTTTTCGTGAGATCAAACATACCCTGGGACGATTTTTAGCCCTCTTATTGATTATTGCACTAGGCACAGGTTTTTTCGTAGGGATTCGAGCTGCTGCGCCGGATATGATTGCAATAGCGGACAAGTATTTTAACCAAACTAACTTAGAAGATATGTCTATTCAGTCAACCATGGGACTTGGTGAGGATGATTTAGCCTTATTAGAAGATGTGGAAGATATTGAATATCAACCTTATGGCTATGTTGACCGTCAGATTGCTACGAGTAATGATTTAGTTCGTTTCTATCCAAACTTCAATGAAACATCAGATATCAACCAATTTGATGTCCAAGAAGGGCGGTTACCTGAAGCAACCGATGAAATCGCCATTGATAACCAATTAGCCAATGATGAAAACTACCAAATTGGACAAGAAATCAGTTTAACTGATTTAGGTGTCAACTCAGAAGACAATGAAAGTGGTGCCCCAACTCTTTCGGGTGAGACCTTTACCATTGTCGGCTACGTAAATTCACCCCTGCAAATTACAAATATTAGTCGCGGAGCTTCTGCTATTGGGGACGGTCAATTAAACGGTTTCGCAGTTGTAGATCCTAACGTGATTACAGGTGATATTTACACCAATATCGCTATTGATGTAACTTCTGTTGATGACTTAGAAGCCTATTCAGATGAATATGACCAAGTAATTGCAGATAAACAAGCTGAAATAGAGGATATTTTTGCTGACCGTCCGAGTGAAGTTTATCAAGAAAAAGTAACAGAAGCTGAGTCAGAAATTGCCTCTGGACAGGAAGAAATTGATTCCGCTAGATCAGCATTAACTTCTGGTGAAAGTGAATTAAATCAGGCCCAATCAGAAATTGATGCAGGGCAAAATGACCTGGACCAACAACAAAGTCAAGTTGAAGCGCAATTACCAGAGGGTGTATCCCTTGCTCAAGCAGGTATGGCTAGTGTGGCCGCTCAGTTAGAGGCCGGCCAATCAAGTCTAGATGCAGCCCAAAGTGAACTTGACCAAGCTAGAAGTGACTATGAAAGTGAAAGCCAAGAAGCAGAATCGTCTCTAGCTAACGCTGAAGTGGATATTGCGGATGCTGAATCAACAGTAGCTGATTTGAGTGAACCCACTTATTCAATAAATGACCGTTCAGCAGTTTCAGGTTATACAGCCTGGGAGAATAATGCGGATAATATGGCAACAATTGGCCAAGCCTTCCCAATTATTTTCTTTCTGATTGCAGCCTTAGTGTCCTTCACCAATATGCAACGAATGGTGACGGAGCAACGCGTACAAATCGGTACTTATAAAGCATTAGGTTATAGTCCACGTACGATTCAAACCAAATACATCATGTATGCAGGTGTTGCGGCTATTTTAGGGATGATTATTGGTATTTCTATTGGTAACTACCTATTCCCTAATATTATCGTGTCAGCCTTCGCGAATACAGTCGCCTTACCAGGTATTATTTATACATGGCAATTTGTAGATATTTCCCTGGCAGTGGGTATCTCCTTGTTAACAACCGTTTTACCGGCTTGGTTAACAACTAGGACTACCCTGAATGAGAAAACGGCCCGTCTATTACAACCAGCAACAGGCAAGAATGGTCAACATATTTTTCTGGAAAGATTTAAAGGATTCTGGTCACGTTTGAGTTTCCAAGGCAAAATTACCTGGCGGAACATCTTCCTCTATAAAGGTCGTAATTTAATGACGATTATTGGTGTTGCTGGCTGTGCGATGTTGATTGTGACGGGATTTGGTTTATCCGACTCTATTTCCGGTTTACCAGATGAGCAATTCAACCAAGTGAAAATGTATGATGGTAGCATCTCCTTGAATATGGATGCTAGCCAAGAAGACCGGGATCAAGCGATAAGTGACTTAAGCGAAAATGATGACGTTGAAGATGTCTTACCTTTAACCCAAGATATCTTGATGACAGATGATGATGCGATTACCCAACAAATTGTGAGTGTAATGGCATTCAAAGCAGACAGTAATTACCGCGATTATTTCCAAATGCAGGAACTGGATACAGAAAATCAACTGTCCCTTCCAGATGAGGGTATCCTGATTACTGCTAAATTAGCATCCTTACTTGGTGTACAAGCAGGGGATACTGTAACGTTAATTGATACCAATAATGACCCTTATGAATTTTCTGTAAAAGGGGTCATCACCAACTATCTAGGTCATGAAATATATATGACAGATGCTTACTATCAAACAGTCTTTGGTGAAGAAAGTGAAAACAACACAGCCCTTGTCCAATTTGAGAATGATTTATCAACAAAAGACCAAACGCAAATCATGGATCAAGTAAAAGACGCAACCGGTGTGATTGGTACTAGCTTGAATGCAACGCAAATCACTGATTTTGAAGAAACCTTGTCAGCACTTGATTTGGTGACTGTTGTCTTAATTATTTCTGCTGGTGGATTAGCCTTTATTGTCCTTTACTCATTAACGAATATTAATGTGTCAGAGCGGATGCATGAATTAGCGACCGTTAAAGTGCTAGGTTTCCGGTCACTTGAGGTGAGTATGTATGTCTACCGAGAAACTTTATTCTTAACCGTAATTGGGATTATTATCGGAAACTTCTTAGGGTATGGCCTTTTAAGCTACATTTTAAATACGGTTGCCATTGACCAGGTATTCTTCCCGATTGTCATCCTATGGCCATCTTACCTGTATGCAAGTTTAATTACCTTAGCTTTCTCAATTGTGGTCATGATCTTTATGCACTACAAACTGAAGAACGTGGAAATGGTATCAGCACTCAAAGAAGAAGATTAA
- a CDS encoding ABC transporter ATP-binding protein encodes MAYIHLKDVVKQYGTGNTAILANDHVNLEIEEGEFVVILGPSGAGKSTLLNILGGMDAVTSGEVLVADKNIASYDEKGLTEYRRDEVGFIFQNYNLIPNLTAIENVEVSEEISDNSLAAKDALQGVGLYHRKDNFPSQLSGGEQQRVSIARAIAKNPKLLLCDEPTGALDYETGKKVLGFLQDLTNEQGTTVVVITHNQAIAPMADRVIKINDGTVSSQELNEQPVPIQDIEW; translated from the coding sequence ATGGCCTATATCCACTTAAAGGATGTTGTAAAACAATATGGGACAGGGAATACGGCGATTTTAGCCAATGATCATGTCAATTTAGAAATTGAAGAAGGCGAATTTGTGGTTATTTTGGGACCATCTGGTGCTGGAAAATCAACATTATTAAATATTTTGGGTGGTATGGATGCAGTAACTTCGGGCGAAGTTTTAGTAGCAGATAAAAACATCGCTTCGTATGACGAGAAAGGGTTAACCGAATACCGGCGTGACGAAGTGGGGTTCATTTTCCAAAATTATAACTTAATCCCTAATTTGACGGCTATTGAAAATGTAGAGGTATCAGAAGAAATTTCAGATAATTCACTTGCAGCTAAGGATGCCTTACAGGGGGTTGGTTTATACCATCGTAAAGACAATTTCCCATCACAATTATCTGGGGGAGAGCAACAACGCGTATCTATTGCTCGGGCAATTGCTAAGAATCCTAAACTACTCCTTTGTGATGAGCCAACTGGTGCCTTAGATTATGAAACTGGGAAAAAGGTTTTAGGCTTTCTACAAGACTTAACCAATGAACAGGGGACAACTGTTGTTGTCATCACCCATAACCAAGCGATTGCCCCAATGGCTGACCGTGTCATCAAAATCAATGATGGGACTGTTTCATCACAGGAATTAAATGAGCAACCAGTGCCGATTCAAGATATTGAATGGTAG
- the fghA gene encoding S-formylglutathione hydrolase has translation MTLEMIASNRAFGGEHRKYRHFSKTLQCDMTFSLFLPSNEEGQEIPLVWFLSGLTCTDDNFSQKSGFQRLAEQHQVAVLIPDTSPRGEDIADDDAYDLGQGAGFYLNATQEPWANHYKMYDYLVNELGQIAADLIPHYAGKESIMGHSMGGHGALVIGLKNANRFKAISAFAPILNPSQVPWGIKAFTTYLGENEEAWKEWDATELIKDVDAPSILITQGSQDEFYPEQLDESHFLENTKENGQAVNYQKVEGYDHSYYFIASFLEDHFAFHKQHLK, from the coding sequence ATGACTTTAGAAATGATTGCTAGCAATCGTGCCTTTGGCGGTGAACACCGCAAATACCGCCATTTCTCAAAGACCTTACAATGTGACATGACCTTTAGTCTATTCTTGCCATCTAACGAAGAAGGGCAAGAAATCCCGCTAGTTTGGTTTTTATCCGGTTTAACTTGTACAGACGATAACTTTAGTCAAAAAAGTGGTTTTCAAAGATTAGCTGAACAACACCAAGTGGCCGTTTTGATTCCAGACACCTCACCACGCGGAGAGGATATTGCTGATGACGACGCTTATGACCTTGGTCAAGGGGCAGGATTCTATTTGAATGCCACACAAGAACCGTGGGCTAATCACTACAAAATGTATGATTATCTGGTGAATGAATTAGGTCAAATTGCAGCCGATTTAATTCCTCATTATGCGGGCAAAGAAAGTATTATGGGCCACTCAATGGGCGGACACGGCGCCTTAGTTATTGGCTTGAAAAACGCCAACCGCTTCAAAGCCATCTCTGCCTTTGCACCCATTCTAAACCCAAGCCAAGTGCCGTGGGGGATTAAAGCCTTCACAACTTATCTAGGTGAAAATGAGGAAGCTTGGAAAGAATGGGATGCCACAGAACTGATTAAAGACGTTGACGCGCCGTCAATTCTAATCACTCAAGGTAGCCAAGATGAATTCTATCCAGAACAATTAGACGAAAGCCATTTCCTCGAAAACACCAAGGAAAATGGTCAAGCAGTCAATTATCAAAAAGTAGAAGGCTATGACCATAGCTACTACTTCATCGCCAGCTTCCTAGAAGACCACTTCGCCTTCCACAAACAACATTTAAAATAA
- a CDS encoding S-(hydroxymethyl)glutathione dehydrogenase/class III alcohol dehydrogenase has protein sequence MKSRAAVAFNPGEPLEIVEIDVAEPKAKEVLVKILYTSVCHTDAFTLSGDDPEGVFPAVLGHEGAGVVVAVGDEVTSVEVGDHVIPLYTAECGECKFCRSGKTNLCSAVRETQGKGLMPDGTTRFSYNGEPIYHYMGTSTFSEYTVVPEISLAKIDKEAPLDKVGLFGCGVTTGIGAVHNTAKVEEGAVTAVFGLGAIGLAAIQGLVQAKASRIIVIDLNEDKFELAEKMGATDFLNPSKFDQPIQDVIIEMTDGGVDYSFECIGNVDVMRSALEACHKGWGESVIIGVAGAGKEIHTRPFQLVTGRVWRGSAFGGVKGRTQLPGMVQDYMNGEIDIDSFITHNLDFTDINEAFDLLHKGESIRTMLTYGE, from the coding sequence ATGAAAAGTAGAGCTGCTGTTGCATTTAATCCAGGTGAACCGCTGGAGATTGTTGAAATTGATGTTGCGGAACCAAAGGCGAAAGAGGTATTGGTGAAAATTTTATATACTTCTGTCTGCCATACGGATGCATTTACCTTATCAGGTGATGATCCAGAGGGTGTATTCCCTGCTGTACTAGGCCATGAGGGTGCTGGTGTGGTGGTTGCTGTAGGTGATGAAGTGACGTCTGTTGAAGTGGGCGATCACGTGATTCCGCTATACACGGCTGAATGTGGGGAGTGTAAATTCTGTCGTTCTGGTAAAACCAACTTATGTAGTGCTGTCCGTGAAACGCAGGGTAAAGGGTTAATGCCTGATGGCACTACGCGTTTCTCTTATAACGGCGAGCCTATTTACCATTACATGGGGACAAGTACTTTTAGTGAGTATACGGTTGTTCCTGAGATTTCTTTAGCGAAAATTGATAAGGAAGCGCCACTTGATAAAGTCGGTCTATTTGGTTGTGGTGTCACAACTGGGATCGGTGCAGTCCATAACACCGCTAAAGTAGAAGAAGGCGCTGTGACGGCTGTATTTGGTTTAGGTGCCATTGGATTAGCGGCTATTCAAGGTTTGGTGCAAGCGAAAGCAAGTCGTATTATTGTAATTGACTTGAACGAAGACAAGTTTGAACTAGCTGAAAAAATGGGTGCTACTGACTTCCTAAATCCATCTAAATTCGACCAACCAATCCAAGATGTCATCATTGAAATGACAGACGGTGGGGTAGATTACAGTTTCGAGTGTATCGGAAACGTTGACGTGATGCGTTCGGCCTTAGAAGCTTGTCATAAAGGCTGGGGTGAAAGTGTCATTATCGGTGTTGCCGGTGCGGGTAAAGAAATTCACACACGTCCCTTCCAATTAGTAACAGGTCGTGTATGGCGCGGGTCTGCTTTTGGTGGCGTGAAAGGTAGAACGCAACTACCAGGTATGGTTCAAGATTACATGAACGGTGAGATTGATATCGATTCATTTATCACCCATAACCTTGATTTCACAGACATCAATGAGGCGTTTGACCTGCTGCATAAAGGTGAATCTATCCGTACCATGTTGACTTATGGGGAGTAA
- a CDS encoding class I SAM-dependent rRNA methyltransferase, translating into MAKTNTQLPKKELRKWATVQVKKGQILLTEKDFVNPPSFTEGELVEIIGIDHEFLGYGYMAKQHKGVGWILTTDQNADTGLLGDLDFVQAKLQEAKNQRQALLIDDMTTAFRIFNGEGDGIGGFTIDWYAGYALIQWYSEGIYRYKDIILEALNNVFPELKGIVGKNRFNLDGTGSAKQSEVLAGDIPETLTIQENGVNYIVRLDDGWMTGIFLDQRNVRNYIQTEIAPGKSLLNLFSYTGAFSVAAALGGAAETMSVDVAKRSLQLTQEQFQANGLEIGDQHKVRVMDVFNYLDYAKTHDLRFDIVVLDPPSFSRTKKHTFQASKDYRNLVASALSILNTGGYLVSSTNAANMTKEDFIKQIGEGSDDARVDIMPVADFGLPVDFPAPKGNPESDYLKVEIFQKL; encoded by the coding sequence ATGGCTAAAACAAACACACAATTACCCAAAAAGGAACTACGTAAATGGGCAACAGTCCAAGTGAAAAAAGGACAAATCCTTTTAACTGAGAAAGACTTCGTTAATCCACCATCATTTACTGAAGGTGAACTAGTCGAAATCATCGGTATCGACCACGAATTCCTAGGATACGGCTACATGGCCAAGCAACATAAAGGTGTTGGTTGGATCCTAACAACTGACCAAAACGCTGACACAGGCTTACTTGGTGACCTTGATTTCGTACAAGCAAAACTTCAAGAAGCCAAAAACCAACGTCAAGCCTTGTTAATCGACGATATGACCACTGCCTTCCGTATTTTCAACGGTGAAGGTGACGGCATCGGTGGTTTCACAATCGACTGGTACGCAGGTTACGCCTTGATCCAATGGTATTCAGAAGGTATTTACCGCTACAAAGACATTATCCTAGAAGCCCTAAACAATGTATTCCCAGAACTTAAAGGTATTGTTGGGAAAAACAGATTCAACTTAGATGGTACAGGCAGTGCTAAACAATCAGAAGTTTTAGCTGGCGATATTCCTGAAACCTTAACCATCCAAGAAAACGGCGTAAACTACATCGTTCGTCTTGATGACGGTTGGATGACAGGGATCTTCCTTGACCAACGTAACGTCCGTAACTACATTCAAACTGAAATTGCACCAGGTAAATCATTGCTGAACTTGTTCTCATACACAGGTGCTTTCTCTGTCGCTGCAGCACTAGGTGGGGCAGCTGAAACGATGAGTGTTGATGTTGCAAAACGAAGCCTACAATTAACGCAAGAACAATTCCAAGCGAATGGTTTAGAAATCGGTGACCAACACAAAGTCCGCGTGATGGATGTATTCAACTACTTAGATTATGCCAAAACACATGATCTACGTTTTGACATCGTGGTCCTTGATCCACCATCATTCTCACGTACGAAAAAACACACTTTCCAAGCAAGTAAAGACTACCGCAACCTAGTTGCTTCAGCATTATCAATCTTAAACACAGGCGGTTACTTGGTAAGTTCAACAAATGCCGCCAACATGACTAAAGAAGATTTCATTAAACAGATCGGTGAAGGTTCAGATGACGCACGCGTGGACATCATGCCTGTAGCTGACTTTGGCTTACCAGTCGACTTCCCGGCACCAAAAGGTAACCCGGAAAGTGACTACCTAAAAGTAGAAATCTTCCAAAAATTATAA